The Fibrobacterota bacterium genome has a segment encoding these proteins:
- the bshC gene encoding bacillithiol biosynthesis BshC → MRLSLRARLTAEDAAQRVLYAADQGAGTLGATSLSAAIYPGGHFRSEVHVVRRMAWLDSRPRPSGLQEFLRHENAFAPLAPEQRANLEAAASPAAVFMLTGQQPGLLGGPILWYYKALTCAALARAWARRLNRPVIPIFWVAGDDSDLAECNRVELLENEAASLRGDLRLDFPDAVRPLAMGERRVDPEALAALLKRLAPIWGPDTTETLGRAYPVPSTLASGFMRLAHAHLGREGILFVDGYSKHLRARARPVLQQAVDGWEAWQAALARGTAAAAAAGIPIQVEARPNAVHAFVLKGGERHRLLADRTGAEERIYLQDKPNEDARAALASLELSHDVFSRPLAAESLFPVLGHVLGPAELRYFAQLSPLFLEATGDMPLLHPRMTAAVAPASAWEAFTAEGQELSEALRYGPSALRARLADRAWRAHPAHAALGSATADRWLDGVRKIHDRNFKDEGPLARLERTVATAWKRYQHNLEKAVYAATARAHEPLFGHLRWLGNGLGQDRHLGLGSLLHVLGRDGFHALHGELDPLATELQLVEYEGR, encoded by the coding sequence GTGCGCTTGTCCCTGCGCGCCCGCCTGACCGCCGAGGATGCGGCCCAACGGGTGCTTTATGCCGCGGACCAAGGGGCGGGCACCTTGGGCGCCACCTCGCTGAGCGCGGCCATTTATCCGGGCGGCCATTTCCGATCGGAAGTGCATGTCGTCCGGCGCATGGCCTGGCTCGATTCCCGCCCGCGCCCTTCCGGCCTGCAAGAGTTCCTGCGCCACGAAAACGCATTCGCGCCCCTGGCCCCCGAGCAACGCGCCAACCTGGAGGCCGCCGCATCGCCCGCCGCCGTCTTCATGCTCACCGGCCAGCAACCGGGCCTTTTGGGCGGGCCCATCCTCTGGTATTACAAGGCCCTCACCTGCGCGGCCCTGGCGCGCGCCTGGGCCCGGCGCCTGAACCGTCCGGTCATCCCCATCTTCTGGGTGGCCGGCGACGATTCCGATCTGGCGGAATGCAACCGTGTGGAGTTGTTGGAAAACGAAGCCGCGTCCTTGCGCGGCGATCTGCGCCTGGATTTCCCGGATGCCGTCCGCCCACTGGCGATGGGGGAGCGCCGCGTCGATCCGGAGGCCCTGGCGGCCCTGTTGAAACGGCTCGCGCCGATCTGGGGGCCGGATACGACCGAGACCTTGGGCCGCGCCTATCCGGTGCCGAGCACCTTGGCCTCGGGCTTCATGCGTTTGGCCCATGCCCATCTCGGCCGCGAAGGCATCTTGTTCGTGGACGGATATTCCAAGCACCTGCGCGCCCGCGCCCGGCCCGTATTGCAACAGGCCGTGGACGGATGGGAAGCATGGCAAGCCGCCCTGGCGCGCGGAACCGCCGCCGCCGCCGCCGCCGGCATCCCCATCCAGGTGGAAGCGCGCCCCAATGCCGTGCATGCCTTCGTGCTCAAAGGGGGCGAGCGCCATCGCCTCCTCGCCGATCGCACCGGCGCGGAAGAACGCATTTACCTCCAGGATAAACCCAACGAGGATGCGCGCGCGGCCCTGGCTTCGCTGGAACTCAGCCACGACGTCTTCAGCCGCCCGCTGGCGGCGGAGTCGCTTTTCCCCGTGCTCGGCCACGTGCTGGGCCCGGCCGAACTCCGCTACTTCGCCCAGCTTTCGCCGCTCTTTCTGGAAGCCACCGGCGACATGCCGCTCCTCCATCCGCGCATGACCGCGGCGGTGGCGCCCGCATCCGCTTGGGAAGCTTTCACAGCCGAAGGGCAAGAACTCTCCGAAGCGCTTCGCTACGGGCCCTCTGCTTTGCGCGCGCGCCTCGCCGATCGCGCCTGGCGCGCGCATCCGGCCCACGCGGCCCTGGGTTCCGCCACCGCAGATCGCTGGCTGGACGGAGTGCGCAAGATCCATGACCGCAACTTCAAGGACGAAGGCCCGTTGGCCCGCCTGGAGCGCACGGTAGCGACCGCCTGGAAGCGCTACCAGCACAACCTGGAAAAAGCGGTCTACGCCGCCACGGCCCGCGCCCACGAGCCACTGTTCGGGCACTTGCGATGGCTGGGCAATGGCCTGGGGCAGGATCGGCATCTGGGTCTGGGCTCGCTGCTGCATGTTCTCGGGCGGGACGGATTCCATGCCTTGCACGGCGAACTGGATCCCTTGGCGACGGAATTGCAATTAGTGGAATACGAAGGACGGTAA
- a CDS encoding class I SAM-dependent methyltransferase, with protein sequence MDSAWFQRWFGETYKRLYPHRDERQAGAQARFVMRALPVTPEWRILDVGCGAGRHIAWIREHGIPHCLGLDLSLSLLRDARASGQPVACADMRRIPFRPGGFDLVTSFFTSFGYFATFEEDLEALAQMVSLLKPGGYLFLDLINKGHLLKHLVPEDRRRMDGAEVVQRRRIEGAPDGPGTVVVKEIEIRHREGNPEHHQERVRLYGRDEMPALAARFGLSLQASYGDETGAAYCGDASPRMALLYRKE encoded by the coding sequence ATGGATAGCGCTTGGTTCCAACGCTGGTTCGGCGAAACCTACAAGCGGCTGTATCCGCATCGCGACGAACGCCAAGCCGGGGCGCAGGCGCGTTTCGTCATGCGCGCGTTACCCGTAACGCCGGAGTGGCGTATCCTCGACGTGGGCTGCGGGGCCGGCCGCCATATCGCCTGGATCCGCGAGCACGGCATCCCGCATTGCCTGGGTTTGGATCTGAGCCTCTCCCTGTTACGGGACGCGCGCGCGTCCGGGCAACCTGTCGCCTGCGCGGATATGCGCCGCATCCCCTTCCGCCCGGGCGGTTTCGATCTGGTTACCTCCTTCTTCACTTCCTTCGGGTACTTTGCTACCTTCGAGGAGGATTTGGAAGCATTGGCCCAAATGGTTTCCCTCCTCAAGCCCGGCGGCTACTTGTTCCTGGACCTGATCAATAAAGGCCATCTCCTCAAGCATCTGGTTCCCGAGGATCGCCGCCGCATGGACGGCGCCGAGGTGGTGCAGCGCCGCCGCATCGAAGGCGCGCCCGATGGCCCGGGCACCGTGGTCGTCAAGGAAATCGAAATCCGCCACCGGGAAGGGAACCCGGAGCATCATCAGGAGCGCGTCCGCCTATACGGCCGCGACGAGATGCCGGCCCTGGCCGCCCGCTTCGGGCTTTCCTTGCAAGCCTCCTACGGCGACGAGACCGGCGCCGCATACTGCGGCGACGCTTCGCCGCGCATGGCCCTGCTCTATCGGAAGGAGTGA
- the bioA gene encoding adenosylmethionine--8-amino-7-oxononanoate transaminase, producing the protein MSDLAARDLRHVWHPCSQMRDYADFPPLEVVGAQGSRLHLADGSTLIDAISSWWCKSLGHGHPRLRAALTRQAGRFEHVILANTTNDVVVRLSERLASLAPGLTRVFYGGDGSMAVEIAAKLALHARRIAGSGGSRFLSLENGYHGETALTLGLSDLGIYRDAYADVLPAVTFLRGLPYVDSQAHPLWNDCSAQWPDLERQLEENREGLCAIVVEPILQGAGGMRFYSADFLRRLRAWTRARGVYLIADEILTGFGRTGSMLACEHAGIVPDLVCLSKGLTAGWLPMSAVLVSEEIYQLFYAEYGTGRDFLHSNTYAGNPLAAAVALEALDIYREEDICGRVRAGQGELRAAMERVAAATGRLNNVRCLGAVAAADLTGPGIGPGKRAGYKVYREAVARGALLRTLGDTVYWLLPLNAENGILPELEAITTASIRAALG; encoded by the coding sequence GATCTCGCCGCCCGCGATCTGCGGCACGTGTGGCATCCCTGCTCGCAGATGCGCGATTATGCCGACTTCCCGCCCCTGGAAGTGGTCGGCGCGCAAGGCAGCCGCCTGCATCTCGCCGATGGCAGCACCCTCATCGATGCCATCTCCAGCTGGTGGTGCAAATCCCTGGGCCACGGGCATCCGCGTTTGCGCGCGGCCTTGACCCGCCAGGCCGGCCGCTTCGAGCACGTCATCCTGGCCAATACCACCAACGACGTGGTGGTGCGCCTATCTGAACGCCTGGCGTCCTTGGCCCCGGGCCTCACCCGCGTGTTCTACGGCGGGGATGGATCGATGGCGGTGGAAATCGCGGCCAAGTTGGCTTTGCACGCCCGCCGCATCGCCGGCTCCGGCGGTTCGCGTTTCCTGTCGTTGGAGAACGGATATCACGGGGAGACCGCCCTGACCCTGGGGCTGAGCGATCTCGGCATCTATCGCGATGCGTACGCCGACGTGCTTCCTGCCGTTACCTTTCTGCGCGGCCTGCCTTACGTCGATTCGCAAGCGCATCCCTTGTGGAACGATTGCTCCGCCCAGTGGCCCGACTTGGAGCGCCAACTGGAGGAAAACCGGGAAGGCTTATGCGCCATCGTGGTCGAGCCCATCCTGCAAGGCGCGGGCGGGATGCGGTTCTATAGCGCCGATTTCCTGCGCCGCCTGCGCGCCTGGACGCGCGCGCGCGGCGTCTACCTGATCGCCGACGAGATCCTCACCGGTTTCGGCCGCACGGGCAGCATGCTCGCCTGCGAACATGCCGGCATCGTTCCCGATCTGGTCTGCCTTTCCAAAGGCCTCACAGCGGGATGGCTGCCCATGTCGGCGGTGCTCGTATCCGAGGAGATCTACCAGCTCTTCTATGCCGAGTACGGCACGGGCCGGGACTTCCTGCATTCGAATACCTATGCCGGCAATCCGTTGGCCGCGGCCGTGGCTTTGGAGGCGCTGGACATCTACCGCGAGGAGGATATTTGCGGCCGGGTGCGGGCCGGGCAAGGGGAATTGCGGGCGGCCATGGAGCGCGTGGCCGCGGCGACCGGGCGGTTGAACAACGTGCGTTGCCTGGGGGCGGTGGCGGCGGCGGATCTGACCGGGCCGGGGATCGGGCCGGGAAAGCGGGCGGGCTATAAGGTTTACCGCGAAGCCGTGGCCCGCGGGGCTTTGCTCAGAACCCTGGGCGATACGGTTTATTGGTTGCTCCCATTGAACGCCGAAAACGGGATTCTGCCCGAATTGGAAGCCATTACCACCGCTTCTATCCGCGCAGCCCTGGGTTGA